A genomic segment from Neisseria perflava encodes:
- a CDS encoding phosphoribosyl-ATP diphosphatase, whose product MTDTILTQIQNVIDSRKGGDPDASYVAQLLHKGEDKILKKVIEEAGETLMASKDGGGEHLVYEVADLWFHTMVLLAHHGLRAENVVNELARRQGLSGLVEKASRKES is encoded by the coding sequence ATGACCGATACCATCCTTACCCAAATCCAAAACGTCATCGATTCGCGCAAAGGCGGCGATCCCGATGCTTCTTACGTTGCCCAACTGTTGCACAAAGGCGAAGACAAGATTCTGAAAAAAGTCATCGAGGAAGCGGGCGAAACCTTGATGGCTTCTAAAGATGGCGGCGGCGAACATTTGGTTTACGAAGTGGCGGATTTGTGGTTTCACACCATGGTTTTATTGGCGCATCACGGATTGCGCGCCGAAAATGTGGTCAACGAGCTTGCGCGCCGTCAAGGTTTGTCGGGATTGGTGGAAAAAGCTTCTCGCAAAGAATCTTGA
- the hisA gene encoding 1-(5-phosphoribosyl)-5-[(5-phosphoribosylamino)methylideneamino]imidazole-4-carboxamide isomerase, with the protein MLLIPAIDLKEGRCVRLKQGLMEQATVFSDSPAEMALHWRNQGARRLHLVDLNGAFAGVPQNFPAIKEILAAVAKDIPVQLGGGIRDLGTIEKYLDLGLTDVIIGTAAVKNPEFVREACKAFPGQIIVGLDAKDGMVAIDGWATVTEHHVVDLAKRFEDDGVNSIIYTDIGRDGMMSGVNIEATVKLAQSVNIPIIASGGLTNLDDIRALCAVENEGVSGAITGRAIYEGSIDFAQAQKLADSLA; encoded by the coding sequence ATGCTGTTGATACCTGCCATTGATTTGAAAGAAGGACGCTGTGTTCGCTTAAAACAAGGCTTGATGGAGCAGGCGACGGTGTTTTCCGATTCACCGGCAGAGATGGCTTTGCATTGGCGCAATCAAGGCGCACGCCGTTTGCATTTGGTTGATTTGAACGGCGCATTCGCAGGCGTTCCTCAAAATTTTCCGGCGATTAAAGAAATTTTGGCCGCCGTAGCCAAAGATATTCCGGTACAGCTTGGCGGCGGTATCCGTGATTTGGGCACCATCGAAAAGTATTTGGATTTGGGTCTGACCGATGTGATTATCGGTACGGCCGCGGTAAAAAATCCTGAATTTGTGCGCGAAGCATGTAAGGCCTTTCCGGGTCAGATTATCGTCGGCTTGGATGCCAAAGACGGTATGGTGGCGATAGACGGTTGGGCAACGGTAACGGAGCATCATGTCGTCGATTTGGCCAAGCGTTTTGAAGACGATGGCGTCAACAGCATTATTTATACCGATATCGGCCGCGACGGCATGATGAGCGGCGTGAATATCGAAGCTACCGTCAAATTGGCCCAATCCGTGAATATTCCGATTATCGCTTCCGGCGGTTTGACGAATTTGGATGATATCCGTGCATTGTGTGCCGTTGAAAACGAAGGCGTGAGCGGTGCAATTACCGGCCGTGCAATTTATGAGGGAAGCATTGATTTTGCACAGGCGCAAAAACTGGCCGATTCTTTGGCTTAA
- the hisH gene encoding imidazole glycerol phosphate synthase subunit HisH, translated as MKVAIVDYGMGNLHSVLKSVQAAQVLSNQNAEVYLTSRPEEVMAADKVIFPGQGAMPDCMSALEASGLGEAVSDGLKNKPFFGICVGAQLLFEHSEEGDTDGLGWFEGQVKRFLPNQTDEQGGRLKVPHMGWNTVRQTRPHPLFQDIGQNEYFYFVHSYYFAPKNEEIVLGVSEYPNEFACIVGKDNVFATQFHTEKSHQAGLLLLRNFLNWQI; from the coding sequence ATGAAAGTAGCGATTGTTGATTATGGAATGGGAAACCTGCACTCAGTATTGAAATCTGTTCAGGCGGCGCAGGTTTTGTCTAATCAAAATGCCGAGGTTTATCTGACTTCGCGGCCTGAAGAGGTGATGGCGGCGGATAAGGTTATCTTTCCAGGGCAGGGTGCCATGCCGGATTGCATGTCGGCGCTGGAGGCAAGCGGTTTGGGTGAGGCGGTTTCAGACGGCCTGAAAAACAAGCCGTTTTTTGGAATTTGCGTAGGTGCGCAATTATTGTTTGAACACAGTGAAGAAGGCGATACAGATGGTTTGGGTTGGTTTGAAGGTCAAGTAAAACGGTTTTTGCCCAATCAAACCGATGAGCAAGGAGGCCGTCTGAAAGTGCCGCATATGGGTTGGAATACAGTGCGCCAAACCCGTCCGCATCCTTTATTTCAAGACATTGGGCAAAACGAGTATTTCTATTTTGTTCACAGCTATTATTTTGCACCGAAAAATGAAGAGATTGTTTTAGGCGTTAGCGAATATCCGAATGAATTTGCCTGCATTGTCGGTAAGGACAATGTGTTTGCCACACAGTTCCACACGGAGAAAAGCCATCAGGCAGGATTGCTGCTGCTGCGTAATTTTTTAAATTGGCAGATTTGA
- a CDS encoding GntP family permease, whose product MDGWTQTLSAGTLLGIAAAAILLILILIVKLRVHALLTLVLVSLLTAIVTGLPMGSIVNDVLVKNFGGTLGSVALLVGLGAMLGRLVETSGGAQSLADALIQIFGENRAPFALGVASLIFGFPIFFDAGLVVMLPIVFATARRMKQTVLPYAMASIGAFSVMHVFLPPHPGPIAASEFYGANIGQLLILGLPVALITWYFSGYLLGKVLGRSIHVPVPDLISGGTQDNDQPKAPAKASTVVGIMLIPMLLIFLNTGLSTLISEKVVSADEGWVQFGRMIGSTPIALLISVLVALYVLGGKRGEKASALEKTIDGALGPVCSVILITGAGGMFGGVLRASGIGKALADSMADLGIPVLLGCFLVALALRIAQGSATVALTTAAALMAPAVAAAGFSDWQITCVVLATAAGSVGCSHFNDSGFWLVGRLLNMDVPTTLKTWTVNQTLIALIGFALSSVLFVLV is encoded by the coding sequence ATGGATGGATGGACTCAAACGCTGAGTGCCGGTACCTTGCTCGGTATCGCCGCGGCAGCGATTTTGCTAATCTTGATTTTGATTGTAAAACTGCGCGTTCATGCCTTGCTGACGTTGGTATTGGTCAGCCTGCTGACTGCCATCGTAACAGGTCTGCCTATGGGCAGCATTGTTAATGATGTATTGGTCAAAAACTTCGGCGGTACGCTCGGCAGCGTGGCGTTGCTGGTCGGTTTGGGCGCAATGCTCGGCCGTTTGGTGGAAACTTCCGGTGGCGCTCAGTCTTTGGCAGATGCGCTGATTCAGATTTTTGGTGAGAATCGTGCACCATTTGCTTTAGGCGTGGCTTCTTTGATTTTTGGTTTCCCGATTTTCTTTGATGCCGGCTTGGTGGTGATGTTGCCGATTGTGTTTGCAACGGCACGCCGTATGAAGCAGACCGTTCTGCCATACGCGATGGCGTCTATTGGCGCATTTTCGGTCATGCACGTCTTCCTGCCGCCTCATCCTGGCCCGATTGCTGCTTCTGAGTTCTATGGCGCAAATATTGGTCAACTGCTGATTTTGGGTTTGCCTGTTGCCTTGATTACTTGGTATTTCAGCGGCTATTTATTGGGTAAAGTTTTGGGTCGCAGCATTCATGTACCTGTTCCTGATCTGATCAGTGGTGGTACGCAAGATAATGACCAACCGAAAGCGCCTGCAAAAGCATCTACCGTTGTTGGTATTATGCTGATTCCTATGCTGTTGATTTTCTTAAATACCGGTTTGTCCACTTTAATCAGTGAGAAAGTTGTCAGTGCAGATGAAGGCTGGGTGCAATTTGGTCGCATGATCGGTTCGACACCGATTGCTTTGCTGATTTCTGTTTTGGTAGCCCTGTATGTATTGGGTGGCAAACGTGGCGAAAAAGCCAGCGCTTTGGAGAAAACCATTGATGGCGCATTGGGTCCGGTTTGCTCGGTCATTTTGATTACCGGTGCGGGCGGTATGTTCGGCGGAGTGTTGCGTGCTTCCGGTATCGGTAAGGCTTTGGCCGACAGTATGGCGGACTTGGGTATCCCTGTTTTGCTGGGTTGTTTCTTGGTGGCTTTGGCTTTGCGTATTGCGCAAGGTTCTGCGACCGTTGCATTGACTACCGCTGCCGCGTTGATGGCACCGGCCGTTGCGGCGGCAGGTTTCAGCGATTGGCAGATTACTTGCGTGGTATTGGCTACGGCGGCAGGTTCCGTTGGTTGCAGCCACTTTAACGACTCCGGTTTCTGGCTTGTCGGCCGTCTGTTGAATATGGATGTGCCGACGACCTTGAAGACATGGACGGTCAACCAAACACTTATCGCACTCATCGGTTTTGCTTTATCGTCAGTGTTGTTTGTTTTGGTTTAA
- a CDS encoding peptidylprolyl isomerase, with the protein MKKTYFASALMLALTSGTLFAQTLVTVNGQAIDSSVIDDQIASVRASNPNVQDTPELRQMLTERQVISTVVTQEAKKLKLDQSAEFKTALEQARADAAKQGADKKATFKTEWAVFENDLLGQAFAAHIVRQYPVQEKDVKAAYNDFSNFYKGTQEVQLGEIVTDSSSNAQKAIADLDAKKSFVSILNQYSIDEAAKKAGGIPKAYVPLKDLQESAPPLYAAVKDLKKGAHTKTPLQNGNLYAVFYVNDRRNVTVPSYEAAKNEIGNDLQAARVDAAIQSLLKKASIKVNK; encoded by the coding sequence ATGAAAAAAACCTACTTTGCTTCAGCCTTGATGCTTGCTCTGACTTCCGGCACCCTGTTTGCCCAAACTTTGGTGACCGTCAACGGCCAAGCCATCGACAGCAGCGTTATCGATGACCAAATCGCTTCCGTACGCGCCAGCAACCCGAACGTTCAAGACACTCCTGAATTGCGTCAAATGCTGACTGAACGCCAAGTTATCAGCACTGTTGTTACCCAAGAAGCTAAAAAATTAAAACTGGATCAAAGCGCTGAATTCAAAACTGCATTGGAGCAAGCGCGTGCCGATGCCGCCAAACAAGGTGCAGATAAAAAAGCCACATTCAAAACCGAATGGGCAGTTTTCGAAAATGATTTGTTAGGCCAAGCTTTCGCGGCGCATATCGTCCGTCAATATCCTGTCCAAGAAAAAGATGTCAAAGCCGCTTACAACGACTTCAGCAACTTCTATAAAGGTACTCAGGAAGTCCAACTGGGCGAAATCGTGACCGACAGCAGCAGCAATGCCCAAAAAGCCATTGCCGATTTGGATGCGAAAAAAAGCTTTGTTTCGATATTGAACCAATACTCAATTGACGAAGCGGCCAAAAAAGCCGGCGGCATCCCTAAAGCTTATGTTCCGCTTAAAGATTTGCAAGAATCAGCGCCTCCGCTTTACGCTGCTGTCAAAGACCTGAAAAAAGGTGCACACACTAAAACTCCACTGCAAAACGGTAATTTGTACGCCGTTTTCTATGTCAATGACCGTCGTAACGTTACTGTACCTTCTTACGAAGCCGCTAAAAACGAGATTGGCAACGACTTACAGGCAGCCCGTGTTGATGCGGCCATTCAATCATTACTGAAAAAAGCCAGCATCAAAGTCAACAAATAA
- the hisB gene encoding imidazoleglycerol-phosphate dehydratase HisB, producing the protein MNKAQLHLTNFLLLVEEAGSLTKLARACGYENSASLSQLKRRLEQQAGDESARGIRPSLAAKLESGMHKRKGWLNRDHSKDQEKAAVEAARLEKQTVETAEAGVSTEGRFVTVTRNTCETQITVSLNLDGTGKYRLDTGVPFLEHMLAQVARHGLIDLDITCKGDLHIDDHHTVEDIGIVLGQALKQALGNKAGITRYGHAYVPLDEALSRVVIDLSGRPGLVYNIDFTRALIGCFDVDLFEEFFHGLVNHSMMTLHIDNFRGRNAHHQAETVFKAFGRALRMAVEYDPRMMGQTPSTKGTLSEESVQEEAEAASEE; encoded by the coding sequence ATGAACAAAGCTCAACTGCATTTGACCAATTTTCTGTTACTGGTTGAAGAAGCCGGCTCATTGACCAAACTCGCACGCGCATGCGGTTATGAAAACTCCGCCTCTTTGTCTCAGCTCAAACGCCGTTTGGAACAACAAGCAGGCGATGAGTCTGCACGCGGCATTCGTCCGAGCCTGGCTGCGAAGTTGGAATCCGGTATGCACAAACGCAAAGGCTGGCTGAACCGTGATCACAGCAAAGACCAAGAAAAAGCAGCAGTTGAAGCGGCGCGTTTGGAAAAACAAACTGTCGAAACAGCCGAAGCTGGTGTTTCAACTGAAGGCCGTTTTGTTACTGTTACCCGCAATACCTGCGAAACCCAAATTACCGTTAGCCTCAACCTTGACGGTACCGGCAAATACCGCTTGGATACCGGCGTTCCTTTCCTTGAACACATGCTTGCTCAAGTGGCGCGTCATGGTTTGATTGACTTGGATATTACCTGCAAAGGCGATTTGCACATTGACGACCATCACACGGTTGAAGACATCGGTATCGTATTGGGTCAGGCCTTGAAACAAGCACTTGGCAATAAAGCCGGCATTACCCGTTATGGTCATGCCTATGTTCCGTTGGATGAAGCGTTGAGCCGTGTAGTCATCGACCTTTCCGGCCGCCCTGGCTTGGTGTACAACATCGACTTTACCCGCGCCCTGATCGGCTGTTTTGATGTTGATTTGTTTGAAGAATTTTTCCACGGCCTTGTGAATCACAGCATGATGACCTTGCACATCGATAATTTTAGAGGTCGTAATGCACATCATCAAGCCGAGACTGTTTTCAAAGCCTTCGGCCGCGCATTGCGCATGGCGGTTGAATACGATCCGCGCATGATGGGTCAAACGCCTTCTACCAAAGGTACGCTGAGCGAAGAGTCTGTTCAGGAAGAAGCAGAAGCCGCATCTGAAGAATAA
- the tatC gene encoding twin-arginine translocase subunit TatC translates to MSEPQHEQPVQPLIEHLLELRRRMMWIVIGIVVCFLGMMPFAQQLYTFVAEPLMANLPKDTSMIATDVIAPFFVPVKVTLMAAFLLSLPHTLYQVWAFVAPALYQNEKRLITPLVLSSVTLFFVGMAFAYFLVFPVIFKFLAGVTPVGVNMATDIDKYLSFILGMFVAFGTTFEVPVVVVLLAKMGIVSTEQLKNARPYVIVGAFVVAAIITPPDVISQTLLAVPLILLYEAGIWFSRFIKAKTQQEDEDTPQPPAEV, encoded by the coding sequence GTGTCCGAACCTCAACACGAACAACCCGTCCAACCGCTTATCGAGCATCTTCTCGAGCTGCGCCGCCGCATGATGTGGATCGTCATCGGTATCGTCGTCTGCTTTTTGGGTATGATGCCGTTTGCCCAGCAGCTCTATACCTTTGTTGCCGAACCATTGATGGCCAATCTGCCTAAAGATACCAGCATGATTGCAACCGATGTGATCGCGCCGTTTTTTGTGCCGGTCAAGGTTACTCTGATGGCGGCATTTCTGCTGTCGTTGCCGCACACGCTGTATCAAGTTTGGGCGTTTGTCGCTCCTGCCTTATACCAAAACGAAAAACGCTTGATTACGCCGCTGGTGTTGTCCAGCGTGACGCTTTTCTTTGTCGGTATGGCGTTTGCCTATTTTTTGGTATTTCCCGTTATTTTCAAATTCTTGGCCGGGGTAACCCCTGTCGGCGTCAATATGGCGACCGATATCGACAAATACCTGTCCTTTATTTTGGGCATGTTTGTTGCATTCGGTACGACGTTTGAAGTTCCCGTCGTTGTGGTGTTACTTGCAAAAATGGGCATTGTTTCGACTGAACAGCTTAAGAATGCGCGTCCGTATGTGATTGTCGGTGCGTTTGTCGTGGCTGCAATCATCACGCCGCCTGACGTAATTTCTCAAACCCTGCTTGCTGTTCCGCTGATTCTGCTCTACGAAGCAGGCATTTGGTTCAGCCGCTTTATCAAAGCGAAAACGCAGCAGGAAGATGAAGATACACCGCAACCACCGGCAGAAGTTTAA
- the hisF gene encoding imidazole glycerol phosphate synthase subunit HisF, translating to MTLAKRIIPCLDVKDGRVVKGVNFLGLRDAGNPVDVAKRYNDEGADELTFLDITASSDNRDTILHVIEAVASQVFIPLTVGGGVRTVADIRRLLNAGADKASINTAAVTNPDLVNEAAGFFGSQAIVVAVDAKAVNPENTRWEIFTHGGRNPTGLDAVEWAVEMQRRGAGEILLTSMDRDGTKQGFNLPLTRAVSEAVDIPVIASGGVGSVQHLVDGIKDGKADAVLAASIFHFGEASIREAKLAMREAGIEVRL from the coding sequence ATGACATTGGCAAAACGAATTATTCCTTGTCTGGATGTAAAAGACGGTCGCGTGGTAAAAGGTGTCAACTTTTTGGGTTTACGCGATGCAGGCAATCCGGTTGACGTTGCCAAACGCTACAACGATGAAGGCGCGGATGAATTGACCTTTTTGGACATTACTGCCTCCAGCGACAATCGCGATACTATTTTGCACGTTATTGAGGCAGTCGCATCACAAGTTTTTATTCCATTGACGGTCGGCGGCGGTGTGCGTACGGTTGCCGATATCCGTCGCCTGCTTAATGCCGGTGCCGATAAGGCCAGCATCAATACGGCCGCTGTAACCAATCCTGATTTGGTAAATGAAGCGGCCGGTTTTTTTGGTTCACAAGCGATTGTCGTTGCCGTGGATGCCAAAGCGGTCAACCCTGAAAATACCCGTTGGGAAATCTTTACCCACGGCGGACGTAATCCGACCGGTTTGGATGCGGTGGAATGGGCTGTCGAAATGCAGCGGCGCGGTGCGGGCGAGATTTTGCTGACCAGTATGGATCGGGACGGCACCAAGCAAGGTTTTAACCTGCCTTTGACACGCGCGGTCAGTGAAGCGGTCGATATTCCGGTCATTGCTTCCGGTGGCGTCGGTTCGGTACAACACTTGGTGGACGGCATTAAAGACGGAAAGGCAGATGCGGTATTGGCCGCCAGTATTTTCCACTTTGGCGAAGCGAGTATCCGCGAAGCGAAACTGGCCATGCGTGAAGCAGGAATTGAAGTGCGTTTGTGA
- the tatA gene encoding Sec-independent protein translocase subunit TatA, giving the protein MGSFSLWHWIIVLIIVVLVFGTKKLRNVGKDLGGAVHDFKQGLNEGTDGKDAKKDEVIEHKKDEDKA; this is encoded by the coding sequence ATGGGTAGCTTCTCTCTTTGGCACTGGATTATCGTACTGATTATCGTCGTTTTGGTATTCGGTACCAAAAAATTGCGCAACGTCGGCAAAGATCTCGGCGGCGCAGTGCATGACTTCAAACAAGGCCTGAACGAAGGTACAGACGGCAAAGATGCCAAAAAAGACGAAGTCATCGAACACAAAAAAGACGAAGACAAAGCATAA
- a CDS encoding peptidyl-prolyl cis-trans isomerase produces the protein MNIKPKTAVLAILALSTVSLATAKAPEIDPARIDSMVAEVLRQADQHPNQTAKPDGQAIRKDVVTRLQTLEILKNEAIKAGLDKDAEVQNQLKNVEAEFYANQYAAYLERQTAVDDAELRRFYDQQTRIIKLQQVSFASADEVRAAQELLLKGLSFEELMKRYPNPEQEFDGFISPQQLSPQLATAFADMNRGDVTHEPIQMESRFYLFKLSAVERDPNAEPFELVRNQIAQAVKRQKVENQIERILKENDINP, from the coding sequence ATGAACATCAAGCCCAAAACTGCCGTTTTGGCTATCCTCGCCTTGTCAACCGTGAGCTTAGCAACCGCCAAAGCGCCTGAAATCGATCCCGCCCGTATCGACAGCATGGTCGCCGAAGTATTGAGACAGGCCGATCAACATCCCAACCAGACTGCCAAACCCGATGGCCAGGCAATCCGCAAAGATGTGGTTACACGTTTGCAGACTTTGGAAATTTTGAAAAATGAAGCCATCAAGGCTGGTTTGGACAAAGATGCGGAAGTGCAGAATCAGCTTAAAAACGTTGAAGCTGAGTTTTATGCCAACCAATACGCTGCCTATCTAGAACGCCAAACCGCGGTTGACGATGCTGAGTTGCGCCGTTTCTACGACCAGCAAACACGCATTATCAAGCTGCAACAAGTCAGCTTTGCTTCAGCCGACGAAGTACGCGCCGCGCAAGAACTGCTGCTCAAAGGCTTGTCATTTGAAGAGCTGATGAAACGCTATCCCAACCCCGAACAAGAGTTCGACGGCTTCATCTCTCCGCAGCAGCTCTCTCCTCAACTGGCTACCGCTTTTGCTGACATGAACCGAGGCGATGTAACGCATGAGCCGATTCAGATGGAAAGCCGTTTTTATCTGTTTAAACTCAGTGCAGTAGAACGCGATCCCAATGCCGAACCTTTCGAACTGGTACGCAATCAGATTGCCCAAGCCGTTAAACGACAAAAAGTCGAGAATCAGATCGAACGTATCTTAAAAGAAAACGACATTAATCCGTAA
- the hisI gene encoding phosphoribosyl-AMP cyclohydrolase, producing the protein MSNINETLLNAVKFDEKGLVCAIAQDWQTHRVLMVAWMNAEALQKTVETGFAHYYSRSRQKQWMKGEESGHTQKVHELRLDCDGDAVVMLIEQNGGIACHTGRESCFYKVWQEGAWQTVDAVLKDEEAIYGYKHP; encoded by the coding sequence ATGTCGAATATAAACGAAACGCTGCTGAATGCCGTAAAATTTGATGAAAAAGGTTTGGTTTGCGCCATTGCCCAAGATTGGCAGACACACCGTGTGCTGATGGTCGCCTGGATGAACGCAGAAGCCCTGCAAAAAACCGTAGAAACCGGTTTTGCCCACTATTACAGCCGTTCCCGCCAAAAACAATGGATGAAGGGCGAAGAGTCGGGGCATACGCAAAAAGTACACGAATTGCGCCTGGATTGCGATGGCGACGCTGTGGTTATGTTGATTGAACAAAACGGCGGCATTGCCTGTCATACCGGGCGTGAAAGCTGCTTTTACAAAGTTTGGCAAGAGGGTGCATGGCAGACAGTGGATGCCGTGTTGAAAGACGAAGAAGCAATTTACGGATATAAACATCCTTAA
- the dtd gene encoding D-aminoacyl-tRNA deacylase, producing the protein MRAVIQKVTQAKVDVLSENSCETCGEINNGFMILIGVTHTDTEADAKYIADKTANLRIFEDENGKLNLSLKDVGGSILLVSQFTLYADARSGRRPSFSNAAPAEQADKLYQYTAQLLREHGLTVETGRFQTHMQVSLCNDGPVTLLLDSQKTF; encoded by the coding sequence ATGCGCGCTGTTATCCAAAAAGTTACCCAAGCTAAAGTTGACGTTTTGTCCGAAAACTCCTGCGAAACCTGTGGCGAAATCAACAACGGATTTATGATATTGATCGGCGTTACCCACACCGATACAGAAGCGGACGCCAAATACATTGCGGATAAAACCGCCAACCTACGTATCTTTGAAGACGAAAACGGCAAATTAAATTTATCGCTCAAAGATGTCGGTGGCTCGATATTACTGGTTTCTCAGTTTACCCTTTACGCCGATGCGCGCAGCGGCCGCCGTCCGTCCTTCTCCAATGCTGCCCCTGCCGAACAAGCAGACAAGCTTTATCAATACACCGCGCAACTTTTGCGCGAACATGGATTGACTGTCGAAACCGGCAGATTCCAAACCCATATGCAGGTCTCCCTTTGCAATGACGGGCCGGTTACCTTATTGCTTGATTCGCAAAAAACATTCTAA
- the tatB gene encoding Sec-independent protein translocase protein TatB, whose amino-acid sequence MFDFGLGELLLVGVVALIVLGPERLPQAARTAGRLVGKLQGFVNNVKQELNTQAELDELRKVKQEFETAASEFRDGIKDLGNDAQKNLSDISDGLKPWERLPEQKTPADFGVDEFGNPLPDLASSSTENESAAQVPEEGGAAQTQEPVGAENAESEQDRAWREYLTASVSPTPAVEVSYVEAPVADVPSLHTTSLRKQAMSRKRDMRPKFHAKPKLRVRK is encoded by the coding sequence ATGTTTGATTTCGGTTTGGGCGAATTGCTGCTGGTCGGCGTTGTTGCCCTGATAGTGCTTGGCCCCGAACGTCTGCCGCAAGCCGCGCGTACGGCTGGGCGTTTGGTCGGTAAATTGCAAGGATTCGTCAATAACGTCAAGCAGGAACTCAACACTCAGGCTGAGTTGGACGAATTGCGCAAGGTGAAGCAGGAATTTGAAACCGCCGCATCCGAGTTTCGCGACGGTATCAAAGACTTGGGCAACGATGCACAAAAAAATCTGAGCGATATTTCAGACGGCCTCAAGCCGTGGGAACGCCTGCCCGAACAGAAAACGCCTGCCGATTTTGGCGTGGACGAGTTCGGTAATCCTCTGCCTGATTTGGCTTCAAGCAGCACTGAAAATGAAAGTGCGGCCCAAGTTCCTGAAGAGGGTGGAGCAGCGCAAACTCAAGAGCCTGTCGGGGCTGAAAATGCCGAGTCCGAGCAAGACCGCGCTTGGCGTGAGTATTTGACCGCATCGGTTTCACCCACTCCGGCGGTCGAAGTCAGCTATGTCGAAGCCCCTGTCGCCGATGTTCCTTCGCTGCATACGACTTCTTTGCGTAAGCAGGCGATGAGCCGCAAACGCGATATGCGTCCGAAATTCCACGCCAAACCCAAACTGCGCGTCCGTAAGTAA
- a CDS encoding multidrug transporter MatE, which produces MLEAFVLGFWIIWSSDREVYPLSESLWFTLIAVILRQLTAFDLPIIDTYWMIFNGIIWAFAGLIFSIVGRIDSNFIISCVLAMMAGIGYFQLLQHLPDWLSKFLA; this is translated from the coding sequence ATGCTTGAAGCGTTTGTTTTGGGTTTTTGGATTATCTGGTCATCCGACCGCGAAGTGTATCCACTAAGTGAAAGTTTGTGGTTTACACTGATTGCAGTGATATTGCGGCAGCTGACGGCGTTTGATTTGCCGATTATCGATACCTATTGGATGATTTTCAACGGGATAATATGGGCATTTGCCGGTTTGATTTTTTCCATCGTCGGTCGCATCGACAGCAATTTCATTATTTCCTGCGTTTTGGCGATGATGGCGGGGATTGGTTATTTTCAGCTGTTGCAACATTTGCCGGATTGGTTGAGCAAATTTTTGGCCTGA
- a CDS encoding histidine triad nucleotide-binding protein: MDNCIFCKIAAKDIPAQTVYEDDEMLCFKDIRPAAPVHLLLIPKVHFDSLAHATAEHQTLLGKMMLKVPQIAQEAGLTDGFKTLINTGKGGGQEVFHLHIHIMGTPA; the protein is encoded by the coding sequence ATGGATAATTGTATTTTCTGCAAAATCGCCGCCAAAGATATTCCGGCACAAACCGTTTACGAAGACGATGAGATGCTTTGTTTCAAAGACATCCGTCCTGCCGCGCCGGTACATCTGCTGCTGATTCCGAAAGTACACTTCGATTCACTGGCACACGCCACTGCCGAACATCAAACCCTGTTGGGTAAAATGATGTTGAAAGTCCCTCAAATCGCCCAAGAGGCAGGTTTGACCGACGGTTTCAAAACCCTGATCAACACAGGCAAAGGCGGCGGACAAGAAGTCTTCCACCTGCATATCCATATCATGGGTACGCCCGCATAA
- a CDS encoding gluconokinase, GntK/IdnK-type: MTTHFVMMGVCGCGKTTAALSLQKHLNQCPYAEGDDFHTQANRDKMGAGIPLTDEDRYPWLGNLRDWMTEQAKNGETYSIVTCSALKRQYRDILRGAEGKVAFIHLTPPQAINLERMLSRQGHYMKAGMLDSQLEILEELGADEYGVKIDNPGSPEAVEADIVNWVKAQGLI, translated from the coding sequence ATGACGACACATTTTGTCATGATGGGCGTGTGCGGTTGCGGTAAAACCACTGCCGCGCTGTCTTTGCAAAAACATCTCAACCAATGTCCGTATGCTGAAGGCGACGATTTTCATACCCAAGCCAACCGCGATAAAATGGGTGCAGGTATTCCGTTAACGGATGAAGACCGCTACCCATGGCTCGGCAATTTGCGTGACTGGATGACGGAGCAGGCAAAAAATGGGGAAACATATTCCATCGTTACTTGTTCCGCACTCAAACGCCAATACCGCGATATTCTGCGTGGTGCAGAAGGGAAGGTGGCTTTTATCCATTTGACTCCGCCTCAAGCAATCAATCTTGAGCGTATGCTGTCGCGTCAGGGGCATTATATGAAAGCCGGAATGCTGGATTCTCAGCTGGAGATTTTGGAAGAGCTGGGTGCTGATGAGTACGGTGTCAAAATTGACAATCCGGGTTCGCCTGAAGCCGTTGAGGCAGATATTGTGAACTGGGTGAAAGCGCAAGGCTTGATTTAG